The DNA window GGCCTGCTCTCGCGGGACCTGCGCCTGCTGTACGCCGCCGAGCGGGACGGCACGGATCCTGAGCTGCCCGCGGTGGGCTGGCAGTACGCGGAGTGGTCCGAATGGCAGCGCGAACGGCTCAGCGGCGAAGGGCTGCGCGAGCTGACCGGGTACTGGCGGGACAAGCTGGACGGCGCGCGGATACCCGAGCTGCCCGAGCGCGCGAGCTCGCCGGACGCGGGCGAACCGCTGTGGGTGTCGGTCGAGCTGCCGATCGGACCGGTGAGCACGAAGGCGTTGCGCGGTCTCGCCCGCCGGGAACGGACGACACTGTTCCCGGTGCTGCTGTCGGTGTTTTCCCTGTTGCTGCACCGAGAAACACGGCAACGGGACATCACGGTCGCGTCGCTGTTCGCGAACAGGGGCAATCCGAGGGTCGCCGATTCGGTCGGCTTCTTCGTCACCATGCTGCTGCTGCGCACCGAGCTCGACCCGGCGGCGCCCGCGCGCGAACTGGTGCGGGCGATCAGGACCACGGTGCTGGAAGCGTTGCGGCACCAGGAACTGCCCTACCAGCTGCTGCCGCCCGGCACGATTTCGAGCCGGACCGGCCGTGCGGACGACATCACGTTCCAGCTCGTCGGCAGCCTGAAGGCGCGCGAGGACATGTCCGGTGCGGAGATCGACGACATGGAAGGCATGCTCGAACGCCGCCGATTCGCCTTCGAGTTCGTCGTGGCGCCGCACGAGGACAGGTTGATCGCCTTGCTGCTGTGCGATCGGCAGCGCTTCGACGCCGACTGGGCCGCGCGGTTCGTCGCCGACTACGTCACGGTGGCCGACGCGCTCGCCGCCGATCCCGACCGCCCCGCCGGTGACCTGCTGCGGGTGCGCGAACTCGAACGGAGGACCACGTGAACGCGACCAACGGAGCACCGAGCAAGGCGGTCCGGCGCGCCGGGGAACTGGCCGAGGAGGTGTTCCACCCCGCGGCGCTGGAGGTCGACCGAGCCGACCGC is part of the Amycolatopsis sp. CA-230715 genome and encodes:
- a CDS encoding condensation domain-containing protein, producing the protein MVELPVSVGQRLLSLMDHYLGEESALNEQVLWRIEGPLDVEALRAALTRLVARHAALRTAFAGDGRRLRQVVHEPSPLALAETDVSGSTDPDAVARELVSEEMRRVIDAATSPIRPLLIRIGQATHLFVLTMHHFVTDDWSNGLLSRDLRLLYAAERDGTDPELPAVGWQYAEWSEWQRERLSGEGLRELTGYWRDKLDGARIPELPERASSPDAGEPLWVSVELPIGPVSTKALRGLARRERTTLFPVLLSVFSLLLHRETRQRDITVASLFANRGNPRVADSVGFFVTMLLLRTELDPAAPARELVRAIRTTVLEALRHQELPYQLLPPGTISSRTGRADDITFQLVGSLKAREDMSGAEIDDMEGMLERRRFAFEFVVAPHEDRLIALLLCDRQRFDADWAARFVADYVTVADALAADPDRPAGDLLRVRELERRTT